In one Heterodontus francisci isolate sHetFra1 chromosome 18, sHetFra1.hap1, whole genome shotgun sequence genomic region, the following are encoded:
- the LOC137379856 gene encoding apoptosis facilitator Bcl-2-like protein 14: MGPSDAAEGNSMLDHSSTGDNSLEFRILMAYARRTLPINKAPKAGEGKPHKFSGEGSSMGVGTNQQAKVELKQTDIIQPDGKEKNHVHKSKGKRKSRWKRLIPCLRGEASNYNAPSATEQGKSEADERVFQSQYKMALPEPECKSEPHVNEVAEMLQKIMNSKMQKVDFLMFRSCSLEVDAGEDDQKAIDRIVAFLTAKGDSIDEEIKKDPQFTRLFGEKPSLSFFNKVMDSVLEVVLPAEMNSEVGSETERKLKKFAFVVHATTRFATVDNHPMARIMGFGTKYLQENFTTWVNQKGGWEKIIEEQID; the protein is encoded by the exons ATGGGTCCATCTGATGCAGCAGAGGGTAATTCCATGTTGGACCACAGCTCTACAGGTGACAACAGCCTCGAGTTTAGAATATTGATGGCTTATGCGAGAAGGACTTTGCCAATAAATAAAGCACCTAAAGCTGGCGAAGGGAAACCACACAAGTTTTCAGGTGAAGGGAGCAGTATGGGTGTTGGTACAAATCAACAAGCAAAAGTTGAACTAAAGCAAACAGACATCATCCAGCCTGATGGAAAAGAGAAAAATCATGTTCACAAATCCAAAGGTAAAAGGAAATCTAGATGGAAAAGATTGATTCCGTGTTTACGAggagaagcatcaaattacaacgcTCCTTCTGCAACAGAACAAGGAAAGAGTGAAGCAGATGAGAGAGTATTTCAATCTCAATATAAAATGGCTCTTCCAGAACCAGAATGTA AATCGGAACCTCATGTTAACGAAGTTGCTGAAATGTTGCAGAAAATAATGAACTCAAAGATGCAGAAAGTTGACTTCCTGATGTTTCGTTCTTGCAGTTTGGAAGTTGATGCAGGGG AAGATGATCAGAAAGCCATAGATCGGATAGTTGCATTCTTGACTGCCAAAGGAGACTCTATAGATGAAGAA ATTAAAAAGGACCCCCAATTTACCAGACTATTTGGTGAAAAGCCATCACTTTCATTTTTCAATAAAGTTATGGATTCTGTCCTTGAAGTAGTATTACCTGCAGAAATGAATTCTGAAGTGGGGAGTGAAACCGAGAGAAAGTTGAAGAAGTTTGCTTTTGTCGTACATGCAACCACCAGGTTTGCAACTGTTGATAATCATCCAATGGCTCGAATCATGGGCTTTGGAACAAAGTATTTGCAAGAAAACTTCACTACCTGGGTCAACCAAAAAGGAGGATGG GAGAAGATAATTGAGGAGCAAATTGACTGA